The region CCGCGTTTAGCCAACGTTACGTAGAAACCGCCGTCGAACTTCAAGCCGGTCAAACGTTTGCGATCGCGGGTTTGTTGCAAAGTCGCACCGAAGCGACCACCACAATGACGCCGTTCTTGGGTGAACTGCCCGGTATCGGCATGTTCTTTCGAAACGTAAGCGAGCAGCGAAACGATGTCGAGTTGCTGATGACGGTGACGCCCGAGTTGGTCGACGCGATGGATCCGCATCAAGTTCCTCGCGGCGGTCCCGGAATGAACAGCACTTCGCCTAACGATCATGACTTGTACTACAACGGTCATATCGAAGTTCCGAACTTGCTCGGTGGTGACGGATGTTCGATGAATACCGGTCCGGGACGTACCGCAGACGAAAGCTTGATTCACAGCAACGTCATGCAGCACGGAGCGATGATGCCACGAGGTAACCTTTCATCGCCTGAACTGATGGGGATGCCGACCGGAGCGACGATCACTGACAGCAACCTTCCCCAAGGTGCGGTGATCCCAGGTGAAAAGCCCACCGTGGTCGGTGAAGGTGTCATCATCAGCACCCCAGATGGCTATTGATCGCCACGAGCGACGATACGGTACCGACCTCAATTCCGGTCGGTACCGTCAAGCTGCCGGGATCAACTGACGATGAAAGTTGAGGGAGGCCGGCTTACGAAAGGAATAGAAATGATCCACCGGGTGAATCTGCAATGACAAACGTCCTTAGAATCGCATTGGTTGACCCCAATGATGATACACGTGAATCACTCAAAGGCATGCTGCTGAGCATGGACACAGTTTGGCTGGAAGCCGACTGTTCTCGCTACGAGTTTTTCCCGGATATCATCGAGCAGACCGCGCCAGACGTTGGTGTCATTTCTCTTGACAACGACAGCGAGAAGGCGATTCGACTGATTCAGCGTCTCGCCGCAGACGCTCCCGACACGGTTCTTCTTGCGGCCAGTGAAAGCACCGACGGACATCTGATTCTGCAAACGATTCGCGCCGGGGCACGCGAGTTTTTGACGTTGCCGATGTCACACGAAGACCTCGGTGCGGCGCTCGGTCGAGTCAGTCAGCAAAAGTTTGGCAGCAGCGAAGGCGGCGCCCGTGGCTGTGAAGTCATTGCGATCGCCGGCGCGACCGGCGGGGTGGGGACGACCAGTACGGCAGTCAACCTGGGCTGTATTTTTGCCGCCGATAATCGCAATAGCGTCGCATTGCTTGACCTGGATTTGGCCCTCGGTGACGCCGACGTGTTCTTGGATGCGATTCCCGATTATACGCTCGCCGATGTCGTCCAAAACGTTTCCCGCTTGGACATCCAGCTACTGAAGCAGTCGTTGACGAAACACTCCAGCGGACTGTATTTGCTGCCGCGTCCGGTCGAGTTGCACGACACCCAAGGAATCACTGACGAGAGTCTGCGAAAAGTGATTGGCCTGCTCAAAGCAACGTTCACGCACCTCGTCATCGATCTTTCGAAAACATACAGTGCTGTCGACATGGCCGCCATTGAAGCGGCTTCGAAAGTCCTTTTGGTGACCCAATTGGATCTTCCGTGCTTACGGAATGTTGTGCGATTGATGATGAGCTTCGAAGAGATCGACGGGTTGCAAGATAAGGTCGAAATCGTCGTCAACCGCGCCGGCCTCGAATCGGGACAAATCAGCCTGAAGAAAGCCAAAGAAACGCTCGGGCGCGAAATCTATACGTTGCTTCCCAATGACTATCGGACGATGGTCGAAGTACGAAATAACGGTGTGCCGCTGGTGAACCAAGCCCCCAAAGCCGCGATCACTCAAGCGATGAAGGACCTGGCCAGTAAATTGATGGGCGCCGAAGGCACGGCCGCACCGACCGAACCGGTCAAAGGATCGGAAAGCAAGTGGAAAATGTTCTGGCCGGGATCTGCGAAGTCCTAAGCATGACTGGCGTCGAACGATATTTGCTCCGGTCAAATGCATGAGCCGATATTTCCAGCCGCATGCACCGCTTTTCGACGGATGCCGCGACGCAGCAAGTTCGATGTTGGCGCTTCGTCGCAATGAGGTCTCTGGCTATGCTTGAATCGCCGATGGGAGTCCGATAGGGATCGCCAACGCCGCGGGGGAATTTTTTTGCCCGCGGCGATTTTCGTGGGCGGAAACCACTTCGGCTATAGTTTGGTGGAACTCCGATCACTCGTATCGCCGGGAAATCCAGCGTGAAGCGATTTCGGAGTGGCAAGAAATCTCTCTCCCCGCCCACCCCCGCTACCACCGCCCGCCCACCGATGCGACTGTCAATCTGTTTTTCGTCGTGCGCGCTCACGTTGTTGATGCTGCTCACCCCAGGCTT is a window of Roseiconus lacunae DNA encoding:
- a CDS encoding AAA family ATPase gives rise to the protein MTNVLRIALVDPNDDTRESLKGMLLSMDTVWLEADCSRYEFFPDIIEQTAPDVGVISLDNDSEKAIRLIQRLAADAPDTVLLAASESTDGHLILQTIRAGAREFLTLPMSHEDLGAALGRVSQQKFGSSEGGARGCEVIAIAGATGGVGTTSTAVNLGCIFAADNRNSVALLDLDLALGDADVFLDAIPDYTLADVVQNVSRLDIQLLKQSLTKHSSGLYLLPRPVELHDTQGITDESLRKVIGLLKATFTHLVIDLSKTYSAVDMAAIEAASKVLLVTQLDLPCLRNVVRLMMSFEEIDGLQDKVEIVVNRAGLESGQISLKKAKETLGREIYTLLPNDYRTMVEVRNNGVPLVNQAPKAAITQAMKDLASKLMGAEGTAAPTEPVKGSESKWKMFWPGSAKS